Within Triticum dicoccoides isolate Atlit2015 ecotype Zavitan chromosome 1B, WEW_v2.0, whole genome shotgun sequence, the genomic segment TTTACAAACGAAAGATATGTGTCGAAAAGTTCACTTCATCTGCAGAGCATTAGATTGTCAAAAAGTAGAATGGTTGAGCTAGTTCAGGTTTTTCAGTCCATCTTTTGTTTGCTATTTGGTTCATCTAATTCCGAATCGTAAGTACAATTCCCTTTATGTTCTGTATCTTCATATAACACAAAACAGGCACCGGAGGATAAGGTGAGAATATATATTAATAAAATGTGTGGTGGCATTGTCCACATTTTGAATTTAAACCACTAGCTTTTTTATACACAAGGGCTTGTCCTGGGAGAGCCCCATATAGGCATGAGCACTACTGCTACAAACTTTAATCCCAGCATTAGAAAAAGTTCAATATTGAAAATCCATTCAGTTCTATGGTTAGTAGACTGGTGGTTCATCTTGCTAAAACTTGCGGTTTAAAGTTTCTCTTTTTGTTACAGCAGTTCAGTGTGTATTTTAAGAAGAAAAACCAACAATGGCGGCTGCACTGGAGCCGCAGGACTACTATTACTGATAGGTTTGTGAactaataaacattgtttttatgtTCCTGTGATGTTTCATATTATTGTGAACTGATAGTTGATGCTCTTTGTGGACTGATAGCTGATACTTTTTGTTACTAGTAAAGGAATATTATTTTGTTATCCTCTATCCCTTATAGGTCGTGATCTGTTTCTCCGAACCGGTACGCCGAACAGGAAAGGAAAAAAATCCCTCACACCAAATCTGGATCGGGTCAACCGAACCCCGACTCCGAGCGCCATCATCTACCACCTTCCCCGGCCGCCGCACCTCCGGCCACCATCCCCCGACCGCCGCGCCTCCGCCCGTCTTCCCCGGCCGCCGCGCCCCCGACCATCTTCCCCCGGCCGCTGCGCCTCCGGctaccctcctcggccaccgcgcctCTGGCCTCCTCCCTCCGCCGTGCCGCGCCTCCGTCCACCTCCCTCCGTCGCCGCCGCGCCTCCGGCCACCTTCCCCCAGTCGTCGCGCCTCCGGCCTCCTTCCCTCCACCAGCATCGCTCCTCCGTCCACCTCCCTCCACCGCCACCCCTCGGGCCACCTCCCTCCGCCACCATTCAGCCTCCGGCCACCTCCCTCCGCCGCCATTCAGCCTTCGGCCACCTCCCTCCGCCACCACCCGCCTCGAGCCACTTCCCTCCTGGCTGCACGCCCCGCGAAGAAGACCCGCCGTTCGCCACCTACTGCTGGCCCAGCTCCTGGAGCCACTACATCAGCGCACGCATGTTCAGTTTCGGTTTGAGTTCAACTTCTGTTGTCTGTCCTTTTCTTGCGTATGTTCAGTTCGACATCTAGTGGTTCTTCAGACCAACATAGTGTGCCTTTTCAATTCATCTTGCAGGTGAAAAAAGGAGCTCCCCTTTGAGTTCAAATGGGTTCAAAAAATGGTTTGTTGCATTACAGTTagtgtttttttgtgtgttgtttgtatACTCACAGTTACTTTTTGGGCATCATTCGATCTGGACCATAGTTGCTGCAGGGATCTATTTAGCACATATAATTACAAaaacatagttcaaataatattccCCCAAAAGTTCAATATTTAGGGTTCTGCGCGTGTCCTTACATTAGGTAATCTCCATCATGTCCAAATAATGCCTAAAGTGAAGAGATTTTTTTAATTCAACTTTTGAATGCCTTTCAGTTCATCAACTTCTCGGCTGTCCTGAGTTGCAGCAATGCTGCTACTATCAATGGGTTTGCAAGTTGCAACCATTATTGATGCATTTGTATTTCTGAT encodes:
- the LOC119350359 gene encoding pollen-specific leucine-rich repeat extensin-like protein 1; amino-acid sequence: MEEGRKFPGEEDCIDVDSKDDDESTSQKKAKKRSAPSTGKIAKSEAPVKKVAACADCWEAAATEKAGKGDGSYCKINRTKGHNLQECYQVEQKGKKSLTPNLDRVNRTPTPSAIIYHLPRPPHLRPPSPDRRASARLPRPPRPRPSSPGRCASGYPPRPPRLWPPPSAVPRLRPPPSVAAAPPATFPQSSRLRPPSLHQHRSSVHLPPPPPLGPPPSATIQPPATSLRRHSAFGHLPPPPPASSHFPPGCTPREEDPPFATYCWPSSWSHYISARMFSFGEKRSSPLSSNGFKKWVQSHISFNQVHGEAQGARRLSQEADHREGAGRHGAR